From a single Sus scrofa isolate TJ Tabasco breed Duroc chromosome 13, Sscrofa11.1, whole genome shotgun sequence genomic region:
- the LOC100622127 gene encoding olfactory receptor 5H2-like, translating to MDTTNSTLLSVFVLTGLQYPLEWQIPLFLVFLIIYLITTVGNLGLIYLICNDPQLHIPMYLFLGSLAFADAWISSTVTPTMLVNFFTKSQMISLTECMVQFFSFAFSATTECFLLATMAYDRYVAICKPLLYPVIMNNRLCIWLSVSSFVAGIIHSMIHVVSLCRLTFCNSNIIHHFYCDIMPLFKISCTDPTINVLMVFISSGSIQVFSILTVLISYTLVLYTILKKKSVQGMRKAFSTCGSHLLSVSLYYGPLLFMYVRPGSAQVDDQDMMDSLFYTVIIPFLNPIIYSLRNKKVIDSLTKMLRRNI from the coding sequence ATGGATACGACAAATTCAACGTTGCTGTCCGTATTTGTTCTCACAGGACTTCAGTATCCACTGGAGTGGCAAATTCCCCTGTTCCTGGTGTTCTTGATAATATACCTCATCACCACTGTGGGAAACCTTGGGCTAATTTATCTTATCTGCAATGACCCTCAACTTCACATTCCCATGTACTTATTCCTTGGGAGTTTAGCCTTTGCGGATGCTTGGATATCATCTACAGTGACCCCTACAATGCTGGTCAATTTCTTCACAAAGAGTCAAATGATATCTCTCACTGAATGCAtggtacaatttttttcctttgcattcagtGCAACCACAGAATGTTTTTTGCTGGCAACAATGGCATATGACCGTTATGTTGCCATATGCAAACCATTACTGTATCCAGTGATTATGAACAATAGACTATGCATCTGGCTGTCAGTCTCATCATTTGTAGCAGGAATTATTCATTCTATGATACATGTAGTCTCTTTATGCAGGTTGACCTTCTGTAATTCTAACATAATACATCACTTTTACTGTGACATCATGCCATTGTTTAAGATTTCTTGTACTGACCCTACAATTAATGTTCTAATGGTATTTATTTCCTCTGGGTCAATACAGGTGTTCAGCATTCTGACTGTCCTTATCTCTTATACACTTGTTCtctatacaattttaaaaaagaagtctgtTCAGGGCATGaggaaggccttctccacctgtggatCCCATCTCCTATCTGTATCTTTATACTATGGGCCTCTTCTTTTCATGTATGTGCGTCCTGGATCTGCACAAGTAGATGATCAAGATATGATGGATTCCTTATTTTACACTGTCATAATTCCTTTCTTAAATCCAATTATCTATAGCCTAAGAAATAAGAAAGTCATAGATTCACTGACAAAAATGTtaaggagaaatatttaa